In a single window of the Thermofilum uzonense genome:
- a CDS encoding molybdopterin-containing oxidoreductase family protein: protein MKISRRSFIALATTLGAASLIKIPWKPSEKQASSRTEGKIPIMCNMCGAGCGVYLVNRNGKMYVEPNLEHPQPGLCARSAAALQLWNHPLRLKKPLKRMGERGEGKLQEIDWETALNEISSKLKEIISKYGPESVVFTYHDFYAWHMPLIAFTLGTPNHVQHASCCHNASTYARTLVLGAGGPPTVDPDYERARYVIFVGRVLNAAMGMVQRLNKAREAGVKLVYVDPRMGNAAMADGEWVPIIPGTDAAFLLAMINVILSEKLYDESFIKKYTNATFLIKPDGTPLTEKDLGREGTDYLVYDIDAKDFVSYRKAKNPALEWEGDASGIRVKTAFLLLKDRAALYKPEDAEKICGVPAETIKRIAREFANAKGVIEDGWWSSKNANDSDAFRAALTLNALVGSVETPGGLYVKLGSKFPASATAATDKVTTITGGTLPPITAKRIDTQKYPAVPHVFDAVLDAILEGKPYPVKALFIVGTEPFTRDVNTEKLKKALKALDLVVVIDVVPNDSVDWADYVLPDNIFLEREELAEVKWTPHAAIQLSHKALDPPQGVDARNGFWAMMEIVRRTVPERAKAIGYTEEYADYHRFEEFEDYVKKKILESLSKAWNVPSGDIEKALNNKGFYIFKLWVPKPGPGTLSTKSGLIEIYSLKALDYGDDPLPKWKTPKYTLPSKPDEFYLVNGRDQYVSAHAAWTWSVSSLVDRRVWMNPKDAGRLGIKDGDIVELEGLDNGFKARARVKVTNRVREGVLFVYNRVGGRFSKLISGQYQVLREGINPNMFTLSWLEPLNGSTGLNSTVRVRRVGA from the coding sequence ATGAAAATATCAAGACGGAGCTTCATAGCTCTGGCCACTACGCTGGGCGCAGCGTCCCTCATAAAAATACCATGGAAACCAAGCGAGAAACAGGCTTCGAGTAGGACTGAAGGCAAGATTCCAATAATGTGTAATATGTGCGGGGCTGGTTGCGGTGTGTATCTCGTCAACCGCAACGGCAAGATGTACGTTGAGCCCAACCTGGAGCATCCTCAGCCGGGACTATGCGCACGCTCCGCGGCTGCCCTGCAACTCTGGAACCACCCACTTCGTCTTAAGAAGCCCCTGAAAAGAATGGGTGAGAGAGGGGAGGGGAAGCTTCAAGAGATAGACTGGGAAACAGCCCTAAACGAGATATCCTCAAAGCTCAAGGAGATAATATCAAAATATGGGCCTGAATCTGTAGTCTTCACATACCACGACTTCTATGCCTGGCATATGCCGTTGATAGCTTTCACTCTTGGTACGCCCAACCATGTACAGCACGCCTCTTGCTGCCACAACGCTAGCACGTATGCTAGAACCTTGGTTCTAGGGGCGGGTGGGCCTCCCACGGTCGACCCAGACTACGAGAGGGCCCGATACGTAATCTTTGTGGGGAGAGTTCTAAACGCTGCCATGGGCATGGTTCAAAGGCTAAACAAGGCTCGAGAGGCTGGCGTAAAACTAGTCTATGTCGACCCTAGGATGGGTAATGCCGCGATGGCTGATGGTGAATGGGTTCCAATAATACCCGGTACGGACGCCGCCTTCCTTCTAGCCATGATTAACGTCATCCTTTCCGAGAAGCTATACGACGAGTCCTTTATTAAGAAGTACACGAACGCGACATTTTTGATTAAGCCTGACGGGACACCGCTAACGGAGAAGGATCTTGGGCGTGAGGGCACGGATTATCTGGTCTACGATATTGACGCCAAGGATTTCGTGAGCTATAGGAAAGCGAAAAATCCCGCGCTTGAATGGGAGGGTGATGCCTCGGGTATAAGGGTGAAGACAGCGTTCCTCCTCCTCAAGGATAGGGCTGCCCTTTACAAGCCCGAGGACGCGGAGAAAATCTGCGGAGTGCCAGCTGAGACTATAAAGAGGATTGCGAGAGAGTTCGCAAATGCTAAAGGAGTTATAGAGGACGGATGGTGGTCCTCTAAGAATGCAAATGACTCAGACGCTTTCCGCGCAGCTTTAACCCTCAACGCTCTGGTGGGAAGCGTCGAGACACCAGGAGGTCTCTACGTGAAGCTAGGAAGCAAGTTCCCCGCCTCTGCTACTGCTGCTACAGACAAGGTCACCACGATCACTGGTGGTACCTTACCACCAATAACGGCTAAACGAATCGACACACAGAAGTATCCTGCCGTACCCCACGTGTTTGACGCCGTGCTAGACGCTATCCTCGAGGGTAAACCCTACCCTGTAAAGGCATTATTCATCGTCGGCACAGAGCCTTTCACCAGGGACGTCAACACTGAGAAGCTAAAGAAGGCCCTAAAGGCACTTGACCTCGTTGTTGTTATAGATGTTGTTCCCAACGACAGTGTAGATTGGGCGGATTACGTTCTACCCGATAACATCTTCCTAGAGAGGGAAGAGTTGGCCGAGGTAAAGTGGACCCCTCACGCAGCCATACAACTCTCCCATAAAGCGCTAGACCCGCCACAAGGCGTTGACGCTAGGAACGGTTTCTGGGCCATGATGGAGATTGTCAGGAGAACTGTTCCAGAGAGAGCCAAGGCTATAGGCTATACAGAGGAGTACGCAGATTATCATAGGTTTGAGGAGTTCGAGGACTACGTTAAGAAGAAGATACTTGAAAGTCTCTCCAAGGCATGGAATGTTCCCTCTGGCGATATCGAAAAAGCTCTAAACAATAAAGGCTTCTACATATTTAAGTTATGGGTTCCCAAGCCTGGTCCTGGGACGCTATCAACAAAGAGCGGTTTGATTGAGATTTACAGTTTAAAGGCTCTCGACTACGGTGATGATCCTCTTCCAAAATGGAAGACCCCCAAGTATACGCTACCATCCAAGCCAGACGAGTTCTACCTCGTTAACGGGAGAGACCAGTATGTATCTGCACACGCGGCATGGACGTGGTCTGTCTCAAGCCTAGTCGATAGGAGGGTTTGGATGAACCCCAAAGACGCCGGGCGTCTCGGCATAAAGGATGGCGACATTGTAGAGCTTGAAGGTCTCGACAACGGCTTCAAGGCGCGTGCAAGGGTGAAAGTGACGAACAGGGTTCGAGAGGGTGTACTTTTCGTATACAACAGGGTCGGTGGCAGGTTTTCGAAACTCATCAGCGGCCAATACCAGGTGCTAAGAGAAGGCATAAACCCGAACATGTTCACGCTGAGCTGGCTC
- a CDS encoding DMT family transporter has protein sequence MLWSILALTAALFFAVAGVLYRKAVAGTSLHPLIASGLRSGPAFLVMLLAFLIMGGSLKKPPEFYIVALASSFFAFFAGDSFFIKGLSSAPVGLVYPVAYTFPLFVAVFNFLFTGRKPSIIVLAAAVLMALGIKLAYSMNNGFSFSGLFSGLMASLSWGLGISLASIALRYATPIELNLIRTGILLSTTSPLVMRNLDGIRRINVKWLLLGGTLGIGFGPLALFSAIKLSDPVGPSVISSSAPVLAVLLAAPILGERIEKSTLLGATLVAIATAIASVWG, from the coding sequence GTGCTCTGGAGTATCTTAGCGTTGACGGCTGCACTCTTCTTCGCAGTGGCGGGTGTCCTATATAGGAAGGCAGTGGCCGGCACGAGCCTGCATCCTTTAATTGCAAGCGGTCTCAGGTCGGGACCAGCATTCCTAGTCATGCTCTTAGCGTTCCTTATCATGGGAGGCAGCCTTAAAAAGCCCCCCGAGTTTTATATCGTTGCACTGGCTTCATCTTTCTTCGCCTTCTTTGCTGGGGACTCCTTCTTCATTAAAGGGCTTTCGAGCGCACCTGTAGGCCTTGTCTACCCCGTGGCTTACACATTCCCATTATTCGTGGCTGTTTTCAACTTCCTCTTCACAGGTAGAAAACCCTCGATTATCGTCCTGGCCGCAGCAGTACTCATGGCTTTAGGGATTAAACTAGCATATAGCATGAATAACGGCTTCTCCTTCTCGGGTCTATTCTCGGGGCTAATGGCGAGCCTGAGCTGGGGCCTCGGCATATCGCTGGCATCTATAGCGCTTAGATATGCAACGCCTATAGAGCTGAACCTTATAAGGACGGGCATCCTGCTAAGCACAACCTCTCCACTGGTAATGAGAAACCTTGACGGTATTAGAAGGATCAACGTGAAGTGGCTGTTGCTGGGGGGCACTCTTGGAATAGGCTTCGGTCCACTAGCACTTTTCTCAGCTATAAAACTCTCCGATCCGGTGGGCCCTTCGGTCATCTCCTCCTCAGCCCCAGTGCTTGCTGTTCTGTTAGCGGCACCCATCCTTGGTGAAAGAATTGAGAAGAGTACTCTTCTCGGCGCGACCCTTGTCGCCATAGCTACAGCAATAGCCTCTGTGTGGGGCTAG
- a CDS encoding nucleotide pyrophosphohydrolase: MCSLKNLEAQIVRFRDEREWKIYHTPKNLAISLIIELGELLEHFQWKTDEEILSAVRDEAKRKEIAYEIADVAIYLILLSHELGVDLEKAIVEKLQVNGEKYPVEKVKGELFKEFSRV; encoded by the coding sequence GTGTGCAGCCTTAAGAATCTCGAGGCACAGATAGTCAGGTTTAGGGATGAAAGAGAATGGAAAATTTATCATACGCCAAAGAACCTGGCAATCTCGCTCATTATAGAGCTTGGCGAACTACTCGAGCATTTTCAGTGGAAGACCGACGAAGAGATACTGTCCGCTGTTAGAGATGAGGCTAAGAGGAAGGAGATTGCCTATGAGATTGCAGATGTAGCGATATACCTTATATTGCTCTCGCATGAACTTGGCGTAGACTTAGAAAAAGCCATTGTCGAGAAACTACAGGTCAACGGGGAGAAATACCCGGTGGAGAAAGTAAAGGGCGAGCTGTTCAAGGAATTCTCAAGGGTTTAA
- a CDS encoding DNA polymerase ligase N-terminal domain-containing protein, with product MARARFVVHEHAARRAGLHYDLRIEMDGVLKDWAFRKPPPIEPGVKRYGVQQEDHDLSWLDFEGEIKEGYGAGTMKIWDKGEYELLEMDKEKMVLRLYGSKLRGRYILLRFKDGWLFFKTGV from the coding sequence GTGGCTAGGGCGCGGTTTGTAGTCCACGAGCACGCGGCTCGTAGGGCCGGCCTCCACTATGATCTTCGAATCGAGATGGACGGTGTCCTCAAGGATTGGGCTTTTAGAAAACCGCCTCCAATAGAGCCGGGTGTTAAGAGGTACGGGGTTCAACAGGAGGACCATGATCTCTCATGGCTTGATTTCGAGGGGGAGATCAAGGAGGGCTATGGCGCGGGGACGATGAAGATCTGGGACAAGGGGGAATACGAGCTCCTCGAAATGGATAAAGAAAAAATGGTGTTAAGGCTCTACGGCTCGAAGCTGCGTGGAAGATACATACTTCTAAGATTCAAAGATGGATGGCTTTTCTTTAAGACGGGAGTCTAG
- the udp gene encoding uridine phosphorylase: MSKVSASSPELGEGLQYHIRCKPGDVAPYVLLPGDPDRVPLISSFWDDKREIARHREYVTHTGVYKGAPISSTSTGIGGPAASIALEELLRVGANTFIRVGTTGALQREIRVGDLIIATGAVRLDGASEEYVRIEYPALAHYEVVLALVEAAEQLGFRYHVGIVASTDTFYTGQARPGFKGYMPSWSKEIMSDLQEAGVLSFEMEAASIFTLASIYGARAGAVLAVLANRVTDEFGLEAGVKEAVQVANEAVKILYEWDSRKAAKNKRNIYPSLLFGKT, encoded by the coding sequence ATGAGCAAGGTTTCCGCATCTTCCCCTGAACTCGGGGAGGGCTTACAGTATCATATAAGGTGCAAGCCAGGAGACGTAGCGCCTTATGTTCTGCTTCCAGGTGACCCCGACAGAGTTCCATTGATTTCCAGCTTTTGGGATGATAAAAGGGAGATTGCTAGGCACAGAGAATATGTAACGCATACCGGGGTCTACAAGGGTGCCCCGATCTCCTCAACGTCGACAGGTATCGGGGGCCCTGCGGCCTCTATAGCTCTTGAAGAGCTACTACGCGTGGGCGCTAACACGTTTATACGTGTAGGCACCACGGGGGCACTTCAGAGAGAAATCAGGGTCGGTGATCTCATAATAGCAACGGGGGCCGTGAGACTCGACGGGGCGAGCGAGGAGTACGTTAGGATTGAGTATCCTGCATTGGCACACTACGAGGTGGTCTTGGCCCTAGTGGAGGCCGCAGAGCAGCTAGGCTTTCGCTACCATGTCGGCATCGTGGCTTCGACAGACACGTTCTATACGGGTCAGGCTAGGCCGGGCTTCAAGGGGTACATGCCAAGCTGGTCCAAGGAGATCATGAGCGATCTACAAGAGGCAGGGGTTTTGAGCTTTGAGATGGAGGCAGCCTCGATTTTCACTTTGGCCAGTATATATGGTGCCAGGGCCGGAGCCGTACTAGCGGTTCTCGCAAACCGTGTAACAGACGAGTTCGGGTTGGAGGCAGGCGTAAAGGAGGCTGTCCAGGTAGCCAACGAAGCTGTGAAAATACTCTATGAGTGGGATAGCCGAAAGGCTGCCAAAAATAAGAGAAACATCTACCCATCTCTACTTTTCGGGAAAACCTAG
- a CDS encoding ABC transporter permease, which produces MNGIIPMVYRQIKRFVNARSRLVMTIVQPILWLVFFGLGMSRAFSFPGASVMFGGLSYLSFLASGMVAMTIIVGSFMSGVSVIWDKQFGFLKETLVAPAPRAQIIIGRALGDALVINLQAMIILALVYLIAPGLRIEGVVPVVLYGIVLSLGFASLGIALSVRLSSMEGFQMIVNLITQPLLFMSGIFFPLSTMPDWMRIIAYLNPATYAVDGMRYWLTGVSAFNPMEDVALLLVLTAVLLFLGVRSFEKATIED; this is translated from the coding sequence ATGAACGGGATAATCCCTATGGTATACAGGCAGATCAAGAGGTTTGTAAACGCTCGCTCAAGGCTTGTCATGACAATAGTGCAGCCGATTCTCTGGCTCGTCTTCTTCGGGCTAGGGATGAGCCGGGCATTCAGCTTTCCCGGCGCGTCTGTAATGTTCGGGGGGTTAAGCTACCTATCATTCCTTGCTTCAGGCATGGTCGCGATGACCATAATCGTGGGCTCTTTCATGAGCGGCGTCTCGGTAATATGGGATAAACAGTTCGGCTTTCTCAAGGAGACTCTAGTGGCTCCTGCCCCCAGAGCACAGATTATAATCGGCAGAGCGCTCGGAGATGCGCTTGTCATAAACCTTCAAGCCATGATTATCCTAGCACTCGTCTACCTGATAGCGCCTGGCCTCAGGATTGAGGGGGTAGTCCCTGTTGTACTATATGGGATAGTGCTATCCCTTGGCTTCGCCTCTCTAGGTATAGCCTTGTCAGTGAGGCTTTCAAGCATGGAGGGCTTCCAGATGATAGTAAACCTCATCACGCAACCGCTCCTCTTCATGAGTGGGATCTTCTTCCCCCTATCAACGATGCCTGACTGGATGAGGATAATAGCCTACTTAAACCCTGCAACATATGCCGTCGACGGGATGAGGTACTGGCTTACAGGAGTGTCGGCGTTCAACCCGATGGAGGATGTGGCGCTGCTTCTCGTACTAACAGCCGTCTTACTCTTCCTAGGCGTTAGGTCTTTCGAAAAGGCAACCATAGAGGATTAG
- a CDS encoding ATP-binding cassette domain-containing protein, which produces MSEAIVVENLVKKFKDITAVDQVSFQVKQGEIYGLLGPNGAGKTTTIHILTTLLRPTSGKVFVAGYDVVTSPGEVRKRIGIVFQDPSIDNQLTAYDNMYIHGRLYGLSGEELKRKIYQLLDFVDLKPYANKLVRYFSGGMRRRLEIARSLLHEPDILFLDEPTIGLDPQTRVKIWDYIMAIKKEHGMTIFLTTHYMDEADQLCERIAIMDHGQIKAQGTPEQLKSLLGNEIVYVKLDGNTTSPPCIESDYVESCKQVSRDTLQLVVKNAATAMPRIFEAASSKGLKIIEVSYRRPTLNEVFIYLTGRELRDSLEEGGFRPPHRRW; this is translated from the coding sequence ATGTCTGAAGCTATAGTGGTTGAAAATCTCGTGAAGAAGTTCAAGGATATAACTGCTGTAGACCAGGTAAGCTTCCAGGTGAAACAAGGAGAGATATACGGTCTGCTAGGCCCTAACGGCGCCGGTAAAACCACGACTATCCACATTCTTACAACGCTCCTAAGACCCACTAGCGGAAAGGTCTTCGTTGCCGGCTATGATGTGGTCACGTCCCCAGGAGAGGTCAGGAAGAGGATAGGGATAGTCTTCCAGGATCCCAGCATAGACAATCAACTGACAGCCTACGACAACATGTATATTCACGGCAGACTATATGGTCTCTCGGGAGAGGAGCTCAAGAGGAAGATATATCAGCTACTGGACTTTGTAGACCTTAAACCCTACGCTAACAAACTTGTAAGGTACTTCTCAGGGGGCATGCGGAGAAGGCTTGAAATTGCCCGTTCACTACTCCACGAGCCCGATATATTATTCCTGGATGAGCCCACCATAGGCTTGGATCCCCAGACACGCGTCAAGATATGGGACTATATAATGGCGATTAAGAAGGAACACGGAATGACCATATTCCTTACAACGCACTACATGGACGAGGCTGACCAGCTCTGCGAGCGTATAGCTATAATGGATCACGGGCAGATAAAGGCTCAAGGCACACCTGAACAGCTAAAGTCATTGCTTGGAAACGAGATCGTCTACGTGAAGCTTGACGGAAACACAACTTCTCCCCCGTGCATCGAGTCCGACTACGTGGAGAGCTGTAAACAGGTCTCAAGGGACACCCTGCAGCTAGTCGTCAAGAACGCAGCCACAGCAATGCCAAGGATATTCGAGGCCGCTTCAAGTAAGGGGCTAAAAATAATAGAGGTGTCTTATAGGCGCCCCACGCTAAACGAGGTGTTTATCTACCTGACAGGCCGCGAGCTGCGGGACTCCCTCGAGGAAGGCGGCTTTAGGCCTCCTCATAGGAGGTGGTGA
- a CDS encoding PadR family transcriptional regulator, with protein sequence MRKFGIKGRYGGALKLLILYSLKESPSYAYALMRKIEDLTGFKPSSGAFFPLLRHLERHGLIESEEVDKDGRRIKVYKLSRRGLEFLEAHQPQVQESLRLAKSFKKFNEMGCSRIFRVIGELVENIDRLNESQLEELRRVVLDFEYRVLGILKGDANV encoded by the coding sequence ATGAGGAAGTTCGGAATAAAGGGCAGGTATGGCGGTGCTCTCAAGCTACTTATACTGTACTCGCTCAAAGAGAGCCCCTCGTATGCATACGCACTCATGAGGAAAATTGAGGATTTAACAGGCTTCAAGCCGAGCAGCGGGGCTTTCTTTCCTCTACTCAGGCACCTCGAGCGTCACGGCTTGATCGAGTCTGAAGAAGTTGATAAAGATGGCAGGAGGATCAAGGTATATAAGTTAAGCCGAAGAGGCCTGGAGTTTTTAGAGGCTCACCAGCCCCAGGTACAAGAGTCGCTCAGGCTGGCCAAATCCTTCAAGAAGTTCAACGAGATGGGATGCTCTCGCATATTCCGGGTTATAGGCGAGCTAGTCGAGAATATTGATAGGCTGAACGAGAGTCAGCTCGAGGAGTTGCGGAGGGTTGTTCTTGATTTTGAGTATAGGGTTTTAGGCATACTTAAGGGTGATGCAAATGTCTGA
- a CDS encoding class II aldolase/adducin family protein: MLYESERKQIVEAFRFLEERDLNYGYSGNISMRVDKRGVFLISPSGAKKSKMRPEDVLVVDWNLNVLDGQGRPSVEAVTHLAVYKARPDVNAVVHAHSPNASILAVLRRNLPPILEETVIYLGGEILVARYAVTGTDELARNVVEALGERNAVILSNHGALAVGKNLEEAIDSLVYLERAARTYILASLLGEPTPLPREAYEIELEIFKRRKQA, encoded by the coding sequence ATGCTTTACGAGTCGGAGAGGAAGCAGATTGTAGAAGCTTTCAGGTTTCTCGAAGAGAGGGACCTAAACTATGGTTACAGTGGAAACATAAGCATGAGGGTTGATAAAAGAGGGGTCTTCCTGATTTCTCCTAGCGGGGCCAAAAAGTCGAAGATGAGGCCCGAAGACGTCCTCGTTGTTGATTGGAACCTCAACGTCCTGGATGGACAAGGGAGGCCTTCCGTAGAGGCTGTAACACACCTCGCAGTCTACAAGGCTAGACCAGACGTTAACGCTGTTGTACATGCTCACTCGCCAAACGCATCGATTCTCGCAGTGCTTAGGAGGAACCTCCCGCCGATTTTAGAGGAGACCGTGATCTACCTTGGTGGTGAGATTCTAGTAGCACGCTACGCTGTTACAGGCACGGATGAGCTTGCAAGGAACGTTGTAGAAGCACTAGGCGAGAGAAACGCTGTGATACTCTCGAATCATGGCGCTCTCGCGGTGGGTAAGAACCTAGAGGAAGCCATAGACTCACTTGTTTACCTGGAGAGGGCTGCGAGAACTTACATACTCGCGAGCCTCCTTGGCGAGCCTACGCCACTCCCAAGGGAGGCTTACGAGATAGAGCTTGAGATCTTTAAGAGGAGGAAGCAGGCTTAA
- a CDS encoding MFS transporter — MSQEEKFSYFKVFLLGFGFFGISVIWSIYNSYLPIFLKELGLASWIVGFIMTIDNIFAVILLPYLGVLSDVTRTRIGRRKPYILLGAPPAALTFALIPFFKGELIPLMIVVVTMNLSMALFRSPVIAFMPDITPSEKRSQANGIINFMGGIGSLLAYFAGSILYKVNPSYPFIASGVVLLLSSLLVILLVDEPEEFKTREKGGPGFAELLKKTFRQSMRELYENLRMAVTDPDRSLLFMLSSIFLWFIGFNAIETFFTSYAKWYIGIDEATGSFILGFVALGFLIFALPAGFIGARLGRKKTMTLGLALLILLLFGVHLAATSSRGASTELIIEGLFFLGGFAWALINVNSLPTVVDMTTREKLGAYTGLYYFASQSASILAPPLAGLLIDISGYVSLMPYSIAFLAFSAVTLQFVRKGEARKGF; from the coding sequence GTGAGCCAAGAAGAAAAATTCAGCTACTTTAAAGTGTTCCTCCTTGGCTTCGGCTTCTTTGGCATAAGCGTCATTTGGTCGATCTACAACTCTTACCTACCGATCTTTCTGAAAGAGCTGGGTCTAGCCTCCTGGATAGTAGGCTTCATAATGACGATTGACAACATATTCGCGGTGATTCTTCTACCCTACCTGGGAGTTCTCAGCGATGTGACCAGGACGAGGATAGGCAGAAGGAAACCCTATATACTCCTCGGTGCACCCCCGGCAGCGTTGACCTTTGCGCTTATACCCTTCTTTAAAGGAGAACTCATACCGCTTATGATAGTAGTAGTCACCATGAACCTCTCGATGGCCCTTTTCAGGTCACCTGTGATAGCGTTCATGCCCGACATTACTCCCAGCGAGAAGAGAAGTCAAGCCAACGGCATCATAAACTTTATGGGTGGTATAGGGTCGCTACTAGCGTATTTCGCTGGCTCCATCCTGTACAAGGTGAACCCCTCATACCCTTTTATCGCCTCCGGCGTTGTACTTCTGTTATCAAGCCTCCTCGTAATACTACTCGTAGATGAACCCGAGGAGTTTAAGACCCGGGAGAAAGGCGGGCCAGGCTTCGCAGAGCTCCTCAAAAAGACGTTCAGGCAGAGCATGCGAGAGCTCTACGAGAACCTCAGGATGGCTGTAACTGATCCTGACAGAAGCCTGCTCTTCATGCTATCCTCCATCTTTCTCTGGTTCATAGGCTTCAACGCGATCGAAACATTCTTTACTAGCTACGCGAAGTGGTACATCGGTATAGACGAAGCTACAGGCTCGTTCATACTCGGCTTCGTAGCACTGGGCTTCTTGATTTTCGCATTACCGGCAGGGTTTATTGGGGCGCGTCTAGGCAGAAAGAAGACCATGACGCTAGGCCTGGCTTTGCTAATACTGCTACTCTTTGGAGTACACCTGGCGGCCACCTCCTCTAGAGGAGCGTCCACGGAGTTAATAATAGAGGGGCTATTCTTCCTCGGTGGCTTCGCGTGGGCTTTGATAAACGTTAACAGCCTGCCCACTGTGGTAGATATGACTACTCGGGAAAAGCTAGGGGCGTATACGGGGCTTTACTACTTCGCCTCTCAGAGCGCGTCCATCCTGGCACCGCCCCTCGCAGGGCTCCTCATAGATATATCAGGCTACGTGAGCCTCATGCCGTATTCAATAGCGTTCCTGGCCTTCTCCGCCGTCACCTTGCAATTTGTCAGAAAGGGCGAGGCAAGGAAAGGGTTCTAG
- a CDS encoding ABC transporter ATP-binding protein: MRLADLLSYVPRHKREAVLATTSALLAALTGTYGPLVAKRAVDLAVSLRWEALPPLLALFVALTVSQGFFSYVQGVNARRLSEGIAYDLRVELYKKLHELSISFIHKHGAGGLVARVTGDVEQVKSFFEVLTMFLGGLVLVVFSVVAMLTLNVKLTLFTLSVLIVLPLLSRSLSPRIRHQFDISRQEYARMSTILQETIVSIIPIKAVNAAEYMLRRFNAHNERYTEALIKAGWLRAILWPSLNLLNNVALVIILLYGGLELAAGRLTVGDVTAFTMYAGMVSWPLTNLGFLIVNMERARVALARVQDVLGMKPDVEDKPDAVELRVIHGRVEFKDVWFAYDGERYVLRGLSFEVKPGEIVAITGPPGSGKSTLASLLIRLMDPQKGQILIDGQDIRNVRLESLRRNVTIVHQDIYLFPDTIRNNIAFARPEATDDEVMHAAKLANIHEFISSLPEGYNTLVGERGVTLSGGQRQRVALARALLAKPKVIVLDDTTSEVDAETEKAIYDALTRNLKGHTIIVITQRPSTMALADRVLVLDEGRIVAELKARAEVGQVWHGGMT, translated from the coding sequence GTGCGTTTAGCAGACCTCCTCTCATATGTGCCTAGACATAAACGGGAGGCAGTCCTAGCCACGACTTCAGCCCTCCTTGCAGCCTTAACCGGGACCTATGGCCCCCTCGTAGCAAAACGAGCAGTGGATCTAGCAGTCTCTTTAAGATGGGAGGCTCTCCCACCACTCCTAGCCCTGTTCGTAGCCCTAACAGTTTCTCAGGGCTTCTTCAGCTATGTACAGGGTGTAAACGCGCGTAGGCTCTCGGAGGGGATAGCCTATGATCTGCGAGTCGAGCTCTACAAGAAGCTCCACGAGCTCTCGATATCCTTCATACACAAGCATGGCGCTGGTGGGCTCGTCGCACGCGTCACGGGAGACGTGGAGCAGGTAAAGAGTTTCTTCGAGGTGCTCACGATGTTCCTCGGGGGCCTCGTCCTTGTAGTCTTCTCAGTAGTAGCGATGCTGACATTGAACGTTAAACTGACACTGTTCACGCTGTCCGTCTTGATCGTGCTCCCTCTTCTTTCGAGATCACTATCTCCAAGGATACGCCACCAGTTTGACATCTCGAGACAAGAATACGCTAGGATGTCAACCATACTCCAAGAGACCATAGTGTCCATTATACCCATCAAGGCCGTCAACGCTGCCGAGTACATGCTTAGGCGCTTCAACGCGCACAACGAGAGGTACACTGAGGCACTTATAAAGGCCGGCTGGCTACGTGCGATACTCTGGCCGAGCCTTAACCTCCTGAACAACGTGGCCCTCGTAATAATCCTTCTGTACGGTGGTCTCGAGTTAGCCGCGGGGAGACTCACAGTGGGCGATGTGACAGCCTTCACGATGTACGCGGGTATGGTCTCATGGCCCCTTACTAATCTCGGCTTCTTGATAGTCAACATGGAGAGAGCCCGCGTAGCGCTCGCAAGGGTTCAGGACGTTCTAGGCATGAAGCCTGACGTAGAGGATAAACCTGATGCTGTTGAGTTGAGGGTTATCCATGGGAGGGTCGAGTTCAAAGACGTCTGGTTTGCATACGATGGTGAAAGGTATGTTTTGAGAGGCTTAAGCTTCGAGGTCAAGCCTGGTGAGATAGTAGCCATAACAGGCCCTCCGGGAAGCGGTAAAAGCACCCTTGCATCGCTGCTGATAAGGCTTATGGACCCCCAGAAGGGCCAGATACTCATTGACGGACAGGACATAAGAAACGTTAGACTCGAGTCGCTGAGAAGAAACGTAACTATAGTGCACCAGGACATTTATCTATTCCCGGACACCATCAGGAACAATATCGCCTTCGCCAGACCTGAGGCCACGGACGATGAGGTAATGCATGCAGCCAAGCTCGCGAACATCCATGAATTCATCTCTAGTCTCCCCGAGGGCTACAACACACTTGTGGGCGAAAGGGGGGTCACCCTCAGCGGTGGACAAAGACAGCGTGTAGCACTTGCAAGGGCTCTTCTGGCTAAGCCGAAGGTTATAGTTCTCGACGACACGACTTCGGAGGTAGACGCTGAGACTGAGAAGGCGATTTATGACGCTTTAACGAGGAACCTTAAGGGGCACACGATTATCGTCATAACCCAGCGTCCAAGCACGATGGCGTTGGCCGACAGGGTCCTTGTTCTGGATGAGGGCCGTATCGTCGCCGAGTTAAAGGCAAGAGCTGAGGTGGGCCAGGTATGGCATGGTGGCATGACTTAG